CACCCATACTCATAACAAGAGCTGCAAAGATAGCAATGACTGCCTGCTTGATCATGTATTCTTCGGTACCAGAGTTCTCCCATACGCCTGGAAGTGCAGACATTAGCTGGTCGCCAAACTGTGAAACTTGCTCTTCCATTCGCGTTACCAAGATTCGAACGGACTCTAAAATGGCCAGCTTGGTCTCATCAACGGCCACGTTCCGGATGAGCTGGATGAGTTGAGAGAGGACGTCAGAAGTATATGGCAAAAATGCCTCGACGCTAAAGTCGAGCTCATCTGCGATCCACCGCAGCTGTCTTGCAGCCGTGATTTGCACTACCAGATCATTCGTTTCGTCATTGGGATTCAAAAAATGCTGAAAAATTTGATACACCAATGGTCTGCTGGTATCTGCCAGCTTAACTGGTGCCCATTGGCTAATTAGAATAGCGATGCGTCTCCGTAAGACTTTGTGCAAGCCACCTTGCTGTTGAGCATCGTTCACAATCGTTGACGACAAAACAGAGTCAAAATCGAATACATTGACAACATGGGCAGCAGCCAAGCCCATTGCTGTGTACACAGCCTCTTTCGTGGCGATGTCGGCCTGAGATGATTGTGCAGATTGGAAATATGAAAGCAATGGTGGTATAATGAGTTGTTTGAAGTTTGTAAGCAGATCCAAAAAGAGCTTTTCTGCGCATGGCCGAACCTCCCATTCGAAGGCGTTGCCCTCACTTTGCTCCTGCTGTTCCCACTCTTCGGGATCTTCCTCCCACGCCTCAAGATCTGAGCGTCGGAAGACAAATAAATGTGTGATAATAGAGTTAACCATCTGAATGACCAGATCGTCTTTCAGAAGCTCTGTTTTGATAAAATTTCTAGACTGTTCTTGCTCTGCCTTGGTCTCGGGAGTCCGGTATTTGAAGGTTTGCACCGGTTGAAATGCAATTCTTACACAGGCACGGAGCAAAAGAAGGCCTTTAAGCGCCAGCCGTTCTTGCAGAGGCCCCTCAACCTTAGCCTTGGATGAACCGGCGTCCCCAGAACCTTGACGGATGCCGCCTGACGAGTCAAAGACTTCTGCGAACTTGGAAACCAAATCCCAGTACgcatggacaagatgaagagAATTGGGTAAAATCGAGAAACTCGCTGCGTGTTGTTCGGCCATGTCTATATGCAATTTCGTAAACTGGAGAAGATGCTTGCCAACAAGGTCTTGGTAGATGGGAGGTATGGTGGGTTCCTGGCCTACAAAGTTGAGAAACTGTCCAAATTGATTTTGAGAAATCGTCCAGAATTGTTCGACTGACTTGTCGGTGTGCGGCCTCTCATATCCTAGGATTATAAGCCTTCTGATAATTTTCAAAGACAGAAGACTATTATGCATGGCAACATTGGCATCCTCTCCGGACCCTTGATTACTGGACAAGAATGATAACCAGAGTGTAGTCTTTTCGGCATAGATATCATTCAAGACGTAGACAATCTCAGGTGTGACGGATTGTAACGCTGTCTGTGATTTCCTCAAGCGAGCGGTTCCCAGCTCTTTCACCACCCGCAGAAGAATTTGAAGAGTTCCGTATAGATGCTTCTGATTTCCATCCTTTCCGGACCGTAATAGGCCGATTGTATGAGACAGTGCATCGGGCCAGTTTGCCGGGTAGTCGATTCTCACAACTTTTGCCACAGCAAGGGCATTGTGCAGGGCCAGGTTTCgttcttcctcgtcaattGTTCCTTGAAAGAGTCGAGATCGGATCAAGGTCTTTTCGTCCGGTTTTATTCCATTCCTGACATGCGCATATAGCCTCCAGTACTTATCGATTCCATTCTTGAGTTGAATAACGGCGAGGAAGCGCACATTGGTCGGGATCGACTTATCGAGGAACACGGCCTGGCACCTGGTCAGCCCTCATTTGGCATGTGCGGGCGTAAATGTCTTCCTACCTGCAAAGACGAATAGTAGCCCGGTGTCTGCTCCCAAGATGTAAGCTGTTGCCCGGCAGTCTGCCTTTGCGCAAAGTCGTTCGAAGTGGCAGCCTGCAACGCGTGGCACAGCGTTTCGAGGGACAGGGGATTCGCCTCGCCAGGAACCTCGATAGCAAAGCTCATGGTTGTTTTGCCAGGACGGTTCAACTAACCACCTGCCGCTCCCTATAACAGGCTATGTACAGCCTTTTGAGCAAAGAAATAACACTCTCGTCCTAGTCCCAACAAACGCCGTGGGGTTGGAGCACGAGAGCTTGAATTTTGAACTTGACCGACCGACGCATGTCCCACGGGCAGGTTTGGTGGGGTTCAGACAAAATGGAGGGGTCAAactagactctcaccaacTTGACCTGGACTAAGCGCTTGAACCACAATCGAGAACCAGCCAGCCCGGTTCAGCCTCATTGACCTGCATCCGTGCCTGTAAAACAACACGGCAGTTGGCCGTGGCTTGGTAGACCGACTTGTTCAAGGTGAATTCAAGTCTCGGATATGATTGTATATTATTTGACCATACACGAGGGTATTCAGCTGTGACCTGCTGCACCTTGTCGGGCACCGGCGAATTATCTACCACACGCAGCCCATCACTGCCACCATTGACTGCAAGAGACgcagacaaaaaaaaaagaaagagaaaaaaaggcaaattAATTAGGAACTTAGAGCACATGTACCAACTTCCATGTCCCGATCAGACTAGTAATCTTGCCAAATCTCCTGCAAATTTGAAATACACAAGCCAGTCTCTGAAGTCTAAAGTCGACCGGACGGCATCTCATGCCCTCTGCTTGCCAGTGGACCCCTAAAACAGCACGAAATCTATGGATGTCAGTGGATCCATTCCATTTCCAGTAATGAGCTGAGGAAGCCCTTCCATCTTCACCTCTCAACAAGGCCAGCTCGGACAAACTCCAAGCGCTTCAATCGTGGCCTTCGACCGCCATTGacagccaccgccgccatgatACGCTTAGGGGCTGCCAGACAAGCGGCTCTGGGCATATCACGCGTGCGATGGACCTGTCCCGCCTGTCTCTGTCGCCGGCAGTACTCTCAAAAGCCAGAGAAGCGCGAACCTCCCGACCATAGAAAAATAGGCCTGCAACAGGAACTCTTCATCACCTCCGCGTACAGCCCCGGGTCCCCAATCTTCCTACCAAACGGAGCCAGAATCTTCAATCGGCTAATCGACTTCATCCGCAAGCAGTACGCTCGCTATGGCTTCCAGGAAGTCATCACACCAACGATATATAAGAAAGCGCTCTGGGCCAAGTCGGGCCACTTAGAAAACTATGCCGACGACATGTACACCGTGACCGGAAACACGAGCACCCCCGACAAAGATGCAGGCGGGTGCTGCGgaggcggccacggcccaGCCGAGCCCGACTTGGAAGCAGACAACGAGTACGGCCTGAAGCCCATGAACTGCCCGGGGCACTGCCTCATATTTGCCTCCAGAGTCCACAGCTATCGCGAATTGCCAGTCAGATATGCCGACTTTAGCCCTCTGCATAGAAACGAGATCTCAGGTGCTCTATCTGGGTTGACCCGTGTACGACGATTCCACCAGGACGACGGCCACATTTTCTGCCGCCCTTCGCAAGTCGAAGAAGAGATCAAGAAGACGTTGGACTTTGTCAAGGTCGTATATGGCGTTCTCCGCCTGGGTGTCGGCTACAGACTTGCGTTGTCTACCCGACCAAAAGACCACTTCATCGGCACCGAAGACGAGTGGAACAGGGCCGAGGATCGCTTAAAGATGGCGCTGGACTCGTCGGGCATGGAGTGGAGCATCAACGAGGGGGATGGTGCATTTTACGGCCCCAAGATTGACATTGTGATCAAGGATTCGGATGGAAAAGAGCATCAGACGGCCACAATCCAGTTGGATTTCCAGCTTCCCAAGCGTTTCGCGCTCGAGTACCAGGCGCCCGCGCCTGAATACGAAGCACGGGGAGAGACGACGAATGATCCGGTCTTGTTGGCGGAATACGGCCCCGTGCGGCCCGTCATGATTCATCGCGCGGTATTGGGCTCGGTGGAACGGCTCATGGCCCTTCTGATTGAGTCATACGATGGCAGGTGGCCGTTTTGGCTCAACCCGCGACAAGCCATCATTCTCACGGTCAATACATCACGGCCCGTTTTGGATTGGGCAGATGAAGTCAAAGAGATCCTCCTCGGGCTGAAGAAGGAAGCAGGCCAAACGAGCACGGAAGGACCCGTGAACCCGACCGGCCTAGCAGTCGATGTCGATTATAGTGCTCGCTCTCTCGGCTCCAAGATCCGAGAGGCACGAATCAACGGCTACAGCCAGATCCTAGTTGTGGGCGAAGAGGACGTCAAGCATGGCCAAGTCAGCCTCGGGAAAGAGAGAATGAGCCCCATGGAGATGCGTGACAAGATGTGCAAATTGGCCGACGCGTTTGAATAGGGTAACTAAAACTTGTCTTGTATTTATACATTGTAAACTATAGCCTCAATGATCCCACAATAGAATACCCATCACATCCCCGGATAACGTCCCAAAATTGTTGCGTGATGACCCTCCGCTCATTCACACAACAGTCGCACATCATCTACTTCTTAAACTATCCGTTGCCAAATGCAGAAACACCACCCCTGACTCAGCGTAATGCTGAACCCCTTCCCCCAAAACATCAGCAGTTCCCTGTGGGACGGAAATGGCAACTAGGGATGGTTGTGGTATGAAACATGATGTGCGACGACCCGCAAAGACCTCGGCTCAGGTATCGTTCAGAAGCTGGGGCTATACACTCTTTCTGTTAAATCGCCCAGACACGCGAAGAACAGGGATGTAGCTAGCGCAAGTATTCTCAACACAAAGCTCGCCATCCGGAGGTAATATTTGTTTGTAAAACATGGTTTTCTCCTCCGGTGCTCACAAAGCAAAGGGAGTGATTGTTATGGCCGGCCCGTCGGCACTTTTTTACGTTTGGGAGATTCCATCGTCACACGCATAAGCCGGATTCATCCCTTTGAGCGGCCATGAGTCTGTTCGTTCAACACCCTGGTTAACAGATGGTTAGATGGTAAACGGCGGTGGGAAAGAAGACAACAGGAGCATTTCGGCTTGGCAGCGTTCGCTCGGCCAGTGGACGTTGAATGGGAGAAATGAGGGTAGGGGTTAAGGGAGGAGCAAACTAACTTCTTGAGCTCGTCGTCTACATGACCGCCTGACTGCTCGATGCGCTCAATAAGTGCGCGACGTTCTTGCATCTGTTGGCGCATATATTCGACGGTGCGCTTCAGTACGAGACCCTCGGaccggccttggccttctaGACCAGGGACGAGTTCAGTCAGGCGGTCGAATCCTTCGCGAATGGCTTGTCTACGCTTTTGTTCTATTAAAGCAAGGCAGGTTAGTAGAAGTAAATAAAATTTGTCTAGGGAAAAAAGGTATCTGATTGACAAATCTAAAcgaatgcatgcatgcagcaTTGATTCGGCCGAGCAGAAGTATACAGGATGTTGGGTGTTGGCGGGTGGAGAGATAACGTCATGTGGCACCATACCTGAAGCAATGTgattctgcttcttctcctcctcagtCAAGCGAGGCTTCTCGTCAGCACCAGCGGCGGCATTCTCTCTGGACGATGTTGATGTATTATTCGGCGACGACATGGTTTCAGTTGGCGTGAGCGAGCGTGAGAGGGACAGGGATGACTATAACCACGGAATAGTTTGCCACGCGCTGGTTCGCTTTGTTGTGGAAGGAAGGAGCCTGGAATAAAAGGAGTGACGAATAGATGGCAGTGGTGGGAATGGGAACCAAGTCGGCTATATGTTTCTTTGCTAGATGCGGAACAGAAGTGAGTTGGAACAAGCAACGAACGACTTCATGTGAGACGAGAAACTGGGCCGGGGCATGGATGGGTTCGGTTAGTGGGGGGACATTGCAATCTACCACCAAGTACGGGGTACTACCAAGGGGCTTTGCGCAAGCCAGTTGGCGCCGAGTCGTTGGAGTCCCCATGCAAAATCACATGCACATTTTATGCATTGAGCACATGCATCAGCTAGCCGCACGGGTCTTGCTTGTGAAGGCGGAACGGGATATGGAGCAACAGACAACAGCGTACGAAGTAGTACATGATATAAGCACTTAAGTACGTACTTTAGGGTGCGGAGCAAGGCACGGCTTATGCGTACCACATCCAAACATAAGTAATTGACCCAGCTACTGTATTGGCGTATAAgtgcctacttaagtaagtaggtaggtactcaAGTAGATTGGCCTCGGAGCTTGATTCCTGCGGGTTCGCCAAAAGAAAACTACTTGACATCTCACCACCTGCGTCCGGGGAAGGGTAGAATTAACGGAGATGAAGCATTTAAAAGAACGCAATGGGACGTGAGAGCCCTGGATTTGACTGATCTGGCCATCTTGTGAACGGATGATGCCGGGCATATATCTTGATTGACGCAGGGGGTAACTGCTAGGTACTCCTTGACACTTCCACATGCCATTACCTCCAGTTTTCTAAAGTTAGATAGATGGAAGTCAACTACAGCCAGATCGATGTGCTACAAGTAATGTACCGTGTGTATTAATTTCTGCGGAAGCCTCGGTTTCATGCTTTCCTGATGATTCGATCTGATCTATTTTTTGCCAACATTTCCCATATCACTCTATCTAGTGCCACCTGGCACGACTAATCCTGGTATCATCATTTCCCCTTGTGCCCGTCGACAGTCCGAGGTCACAAGCTACGCTTGTGAATTTGCATTGCTAGTTGCGGATACTTCGGGAGTGTCCGGCACGAATGACAATCACACAAGTCTTTCTGCACTGCATCAATCATCCTCATCGGTGGCACCATCGTCAAACTCATCCGCATCCTGTTGAAACACGACCTTTTCGGCCATGGCTAAACATCGCCTGACTGGTAATCCCACCACGTTGTCCACACTGCCCTCAATCTTCTCAGCGAGTATCATGCCGCCAATCCCTTGGATGGCATAGCCTCCAGCTTTGTCTGCACCCTCGCGGGTTTTTACGTAGGCTTCAATAACGTCGTCCGGTAGGCCGTTCGCTTCGCTGAAGAAGTACACTTTTGTCTCTTCTGTGTGAGTGGTAATGCAGTAGCCGGGATGCTGTGCATCTTCCCGAGGTGCCAGCACCGTTACAGCCGTCAAGACACGATGCATCTCTGTATCACGCATATGCTTCAGCATGCGGATGTGTTCTGCCTCGCTCCGGGGCTTTTCTAATATGCGGCCGTCTCGAGTGGCGATGATTGTGTCGGCGGCAATTACGACGTCGGGGTCCGGTATCGACTTTAGGTGCGTCTCTAAACATGTCGTGTAGACATCGAGACATTTTCGGCGAGCCGTCTCAGCAACATATTCATAGGGTCCATAGACTGCTTTATCCACGTCCTCGGGCTTTGTGGAGGGGGTGATCTCCAGGTTGTTTAAGCCAATCTGTTTCCTAGGTAAGCTTCTATACGTATATAGCGGCGcatttttattatatacttgTTGGAGCAAGGCCTTGCGCCGAGGTGAAGCTGATGCGAGCACCACTcgcttggtgttgaggtgCTTGATGATGGGCAGATCGAGTGGCTGCACCGGTTTGCGAATCGGCCCAGCAGATCGAGGGCCTGTATTGCGTTCCGCCGTCGCCTGATCATAGCCGGGGGGTGGTCCGTTAGGCATCTTGGAACCTGACAATGGGGTGACGATGTCGAAAGACCTTGGTTCTAAAAGTCAGCCGGCTTGCGACAATGGGCTGTGAAATTCACCGATGACACACTTTGGTGGGTGGTGGGGGAATTGGTTCCACTTGGCTCTTCCCGCGGTGCAAGTAGAGGCGGCGCAAACCTGATGTTGTACTGATCGCTGCCAGATCTAAGTACCTAAGGTATTCATGAGAGACCATGTACTGGGTAGACTCAATGTTAGATAAATGAATGGCCGAGTACTTACCAGTACTTTTCCTTGACTTTATTCAGCCTAGCCCCAATAGCAGTTCCTCTACGCCAGGGAAACCTTGTTCGATGAGGGACCACCTCGCTATTGGAAAGTATGAGCGCAACTGGAAATCATAGTCAATGGCTGAAGGGGGAAAATGCTATTATTTACATAAAAGCAATCATTTGGCGACTACAAACCCCCAATATATTACTCCTCCCCATGTTTCACTGACAAAGAGCTTCTGTTCTGAAAGAGAATGTGTGAGAACCTTGAACGAATCTCTGCCTTGTTGCCTTATTACCAAGGTTGGACTAGCGCAGAGCTGCCTGGTACGTGCTTTTTTGTACCTTGAATTCGAAAAGCAACTGTAGAACGCTGGTCTCTCCCAAACCCCGTCGCCCTAACCATCGACAGATTCCAGATCCCAAGCTTCCTTTTGGCTGCTTGGACGCCAGCACATCATTGGCAGTCTGCGAGACAATTTTGCGACGACTAATTGCGCGGTATTCGATTTATCCTTCCGAATCTGCAGCCTTGTGCGCAGCACATGTACCTCACGGCAACGCGACATCACAATCACGCGTCGAGTGCAATCTAAACTGTCTTCGCGAGCTCCCGTAACAGCTGGCGAGGTTCTAGACACCAATCCGACTTGACAACCTGAAAGAAGCAAATTGAATTTCGCTTGGTTGTGATGCCCCGACCGCTGCGTCTGTGATTTTCAACATGACGGACAGCAAGCGCAAGGCAAATGGCCATTCGGCCACAGAGGCGGATGATCGCTCTGCCAAACGTCGCAAGTTAGCAGTAAGTCAATGTTTGCTATTTGGGTCAAAGCCATGTGAATGGTGTTGAAGCGATCTGATGAGTTCGCTAAAAGAATTTGACTATAGGAGTTCGATCTCTCCAAGGGCGAGTCCCGTGAATCAACTACAGCCTACGGCCTCGCCTTTCTTGAGCAAATACGCCGCACTGCTGACAAAAGGTAAGTGCAGTGTTTCTGATATGAAATGCTAATACTTGACAAGCAAATCTAACTGGACCCTCGCCTGACAGTGGACGGCTCGTTGCGATATATTTTGAGAACCTGCTTCCTCGGGAAGGAAATGCAGAATATTACAAGCGAACTCGGATGCCTATTTGTTTGACATCTATTGAAGAGAAACTCAATAAAGGAGGTTTCAAGAACCTTGCGGAACTAGAAAGTTATTTCAAACGAATGATTGCAAACGCGAAAGAGTTTTACCCTCGCTCATCAACCGTGTTCGAAGATGCTGAACGCGTTAGAAAAGCATTGAGTAATTACATGACCAAAACGAATCCAGCTTATCAAACGCGGAACTATCAGGCAGTGCCAACTCCGCTACCACCCGAAGATGGTGAAGAAgtagaggaagaagaggaggagggggatgaagatgccgaaggcgaagaagagcCAGCCCAGGagcaagaagacgaggacggcgaagaagaagaagaagaggaggaggctgaggaggctgaggaggagggggaggagggggatgATGAAGAACCAGCTTCTAGGCGCAGATCCATCATCTTAAAACGGTCTAGGGGCCGACCTTCGCTGGACTTGGCATCACACACAAACAGTCCGCGTCGAGCCAGACCGGCTGGCCGTCCTGACCACGAGTATAAGAATGTACCATTCAAGGGGTTGAACTTCCAGCAGGCGCAGGAAAAGATTGTCGAGGAGCTACTACGTTACAAGGAGCCAGAGTACGCACATTCAAGACGGAACCCAATCATCACAGATAACTAATCAGGTGTTAGGTACGAGGGATATTTTGAACCATTCGTCAATTTGCCACCCCGCGCCTTGAGAGATTACTATCGAGTCATTTCCGACCCTTTGTCACTAAAAAAGCTTCAGAAAGAAGTCCTGG
The DNA window shown above is from Metarhizium brunneum chromosome 1, complete sequence and carries:
- the KAP120 gene encoding Importin beta-like protein KAP120; the encoded protein is MSFAIEVPGEANPLSLETLCHALQAATSNDFAQRQTAGQQLTSWEQTPGYYSSLQAVFLDKSIPTNVRFLAVIQLKNGIDKYWRLYAHVRNGIKPDEKTLIRSRLFQGTIDEEERNLALHNALAVAKVVRIDYPANWPDALSHTIGLLRSGKDGNQKHLYGTLQILLRVVKELGTARLRKSQTALQSVTPEIVYVLNDIYAEKTTLWLSFLSSNQGSGEDANVAMHNSLLSLKIIRRLIILGYERPHTDKSVEQFWTISQNQFGQFLNFVGQEPTIPPIYQDLVGKHLLQFTKLHIDMAEQHAASFSILPNSLHLVHAYWDLVSKFAEVFDSSGGIRQGSGDAGSSKAKVEGPLQERLALKGLLLLRACVRIAFQPVQTFKYRTPETKAEQEQSRNFIKTELLKDDLVIQMVNSIITHLFVFRRSDLEAWEEDPEEWEQQEQSEGNAFEWEVRPCAEKLFLDLLTNFKQLIIPPLLSYFQSAQSSQADIATKEAVYTAMGLAAAHVVNVFDFDSVLSSTIVNDAQQQGGLHKVLRRRIAILISQWAPVKLADTSRPLVYQIFQHFLNPNDETNDLVVQITAARQLRWIADELDFSVEAFLPYTSDVLSQLIQLIRNVAVDETKLAILESVRILVTRMEEQVSQFGDQLMSALPGVWENSGTEEYMIKQAVIAIFAALVMSMGDESQRYQNFMIPLLSEAARPGSDIHVHLIDESLELWNAILMQSKAPLAPEVISLAEMALPLLEYQPDTASQALTAVESYILIAPSAMLEDKLRRPTLAALSGTLNSKSREQVRLGTVCIEYLIRAATQLGGSNGISVIVQDMLETGFMNQIMTNIHDAWEAHQTTGPNRKISKLNTITEGDYLAILARIALAEPNMFVQMLTAFGSLEQVWSWLSAEWFSHLSSMDHQERQKLYLLGLTRLIELPSPMQELTLSKLQDYFDMWTNVTSEVQEGELGGHDTLVWGELEPSEYDTPKMIIERQTMAKDPVHSVPTFSFVSARLQDLVARVGGEAAFEEQWAVNVDKDVLERFGQLANAAR